One stretch of Acholeplasma laidlawii PG-8A DNA includes these proteins:
- a CDS encoding alpha-glycosidase — protein sequence MNKHALFHQAKSEYSYAYDDKKLHILFRTMKDDVQSVKLSYGDPFDWTYKNRKARWESQLVEMTKRYSTHLFDYYFIEVEPKDYRCKYAFLIEADDKHYFYGSKRMEELEGLPPTDFDEGSFYDLSNYFNYPYLNYEDQANTPKWVKDTVWYQIFMDRFYSHSKKSNLPWAKLPVNNHEFYGGDIKGVIDKLPYLKDLGISGIYFTPIFESRTAHKYDTKDYFKIDPQFGTNEDFRLLVQEAHKLGIKVVLDAVLNHCGWDHPFFQDVVKYGRNSKYADCFFLDKDPILNFELTEDGSPKGHGNLRPNFRTFAYTPFMPKWNTGNELAQKHLLDSIEFWIKEFDIDGWRLDVSNEVSHDFLRKVKQVSRAAKADTFIFGENWDSSMPWLRGDQMDAVMNYDLSIPMWQYFDGKIDSEEFKNELTQYTALTPKHVMKNMFNQLDTHDTIRMKRRLKDNDERLKIAYILMFASAGAPNIYYGSEVGLTGEHDPDNRRCFNWDESTWNHSLHQLIKDLIQLRKQHPAFMESDYQFIDKSSISFVKHHKNESLLFLINDSEKSVKLNIDPAYQLQYTDVFSKKAVNVHAEVELPAYGYKILKFI from the coding sequence ATGAATAAACACGCATTATTTCATCAAGCAAAAAGTGAATACAGTTATGCTTATGATGATAAAAAACTTCATATATTATTTAGAACCATGAAAGATGATGTCCAATCTGTAAAACTGTCATATGGTGATCCATTTGATTGGACTTATAAAAATAGAAAAGCTCGTTGGGAGAGCCAATTAGTCGAGATGACTAAAAGATATTCTACCCATCTTTTTGATTATTACTTCATTGAGGTTGAACCAAAGGATTATCGCTGCAAGTATGCTTTTTTAATCGAAGCAGATGATAAACATTATTTTTATGGTTCAAAGCGTATGGAAGAACTAGAAGGTCTACCACCTACGGATTTTGATGAAGGTAGTTTTTATGATTTAAGTAATTATTTTAACTATCCATATTTAAACTATGAAGATCAAGCCAATACACCAAAATGGGTAAAAGATACTGTATGGTATCAAATATTTATGGATAGATTTTATAGTCATAGTAAGAAATCTAATTTACCCTGGGCAAAACTTCCTGTAAATAACCATGAATTCTATGGCGGTGATATTAAAGGTGTTATAGACAAACTACCATATTTAAAGGATTTAGGTATATCTGGTATATATTTTACTCCGATTTTTGAATCTCGTACAGCACATAAATATGATACTAAAGATTATTTTAAAATTGATCCACAATTTGGGACAAATGAAGACTTTAGATTATTAGTCCAAGAAGCGCATAAATTAGGCATTAAAGTAGTGCTTGATGCTGTCTTAAACCACTGTGGTTGGGATCATCCGTTCTTTCAAGATGTTGTAAAATATGGTAGAAACTCTAAATATGCGGATTGTTTCTTTTTAGATAAAGATCCAATTCTAAATTTTGAACTTACTGAAGATGGTAGTCCTAAAGGACACGGTAATTTAAGACCAAATTTTAGAACGTTTGCTTATACACCATTTATGCCAAAATGGAATACAGGTAATGAGTTAGCTCAGAAACATTTACTTGATTCAATTGAGTTTTGGATTAAAGAATTTGACATTGATGGCTGGAGACTGGATGTGTCTAACGAAGTTAGTCATGACTTCTTAAGAAAAGTTAAACAGGTATCCAGAGCTGCTAAAGCAGATACATTCATATTTGGTGAAAACTGGGATTCTTCGATGCCTTGGTTAAGAGGGGATCAAATGGATGCTGTAATGAACTATGATTTATCCATACCAATGTGGCAATATTTTGATGGAAAAATTGATTCGGAAGAGTTTAAAAATGAATTAACTCAATATACCGCATTGACTCCAAAACATGTTATGAAAAATATGTTTAATCAATTAGATACACATGATACAATCCGCATGAAAAGACGTTTGAAAGATAATGATGAACGCTTAAAGATTGCATACATTCTAATGTTTGCCAGTGCCGGTGCACCAAATATCTATTATGGTAGTGAGGTTGGCTTAACTGGTGAACACGATCCGGATAATAGACGCTGTTTTAATTGGGATGAGTCTACTTGGAATCATAGTTTACATCAATTGATTAAAGACTTAATACAATTAAGAAAACAACATCCTGCATTTATGGAAAGTGATTATCAGTTTATTGATAAATCATCCATTTCATTTGTGAAACATCATAAAAATGAAAGTTTACTATTTCTAATTAATGATTCCGAAAAATCAGTTAAACTAAACATAGATCCGGCATATCAATTACAATATACGGATGTATTTAGTAAAAAAGCTGTAAATGTACATGCAGAAGTTGAACTTCCAGCATATGGTTATAAAATACTTAAATTCATTTAA
- a CDS encoding glycoside hydrolase family 13 protein, whose amino-acid sequence MNKWWMEAVGYQIYIKSFKDSNHDGIGDLNGITEKLDYLHLLGVNLVWITPFYDSPMDDNGYDVRDYFKVSKEYGSLEDFKALLKKAKNLGIKVILDFVLNHTSDEHAWFMESKKSLDNPYRDYYIWQKPKVVDGKILPPTNWGSFFGGSAWKYDETTNEYYMKIFSDKMPDLNWKNPNVAQSMIEVGKWWLDLGIDGFRLDAVSHLAREDFVDSTFAKDTVLDWFKFSNLPDNHKYLNQLHEGLFKPYDAFTIGEVGGQASIDEAIKYASFNSNEVSMVFNFDHNWHNNIWDITDLKDIKVNVIPLKETLNKWQETFKDIGWLPLNWLNHDQPRVVSHYGHVDYHNESAKMLASIMYLSRGTPFIYQGEEIGMTNYPFKDLSEINDISTLNSVKNQIAMEPERAHQIIEKALMTSRDHPRTMMQWQHTEYAGFSTVKPWFHVNPNYTEINVFDQVNDPTSIWSHYQKLFSLRRFSKYSKTLINGTYEMILKDDPNLFVYLRKYQEETIIVIGSFSTSETIMDITNYPVGDILIHNYEDISYENNNLKLRPYETISYRIKE is encoded by the coding sequence ATGAATAAATGGTGGATGGAAGCCGTAGGCTACCAAATATATATAAAAAGTTTTAAAGACAGCAATCATGATGGTATTGGTGATTTAAACGGTATTACAGAAAAGTTAGATTATCTACATTTACTTGGTGTAAATTTAGTTTGGATTACACCATTTTATGATTCGCCAATGGATGATAATGGTTATGACGTTAGAGACTACTTTAAAGTATCTAAAGAATACGGTTCTCTAGAAGATTTTAAAGCATTACTAAAAAAGGCTAAAAATCTAGGTATTAAAGTTATCTTAGACTTCGTCTTAAATCATACATCTGATGAACATGCATGGTTTATGGAATCTAAAAAGTCACTAGATAACCCATATAGAGATTACTACATTTGGCAAAAACCTAAAGTGGTGGATGGAAAAATATTACCTCCAACCAATTGGGGTTCCTTCTTTGGTGGCTCTGCATGGAAGTATGATGAAACCACTAATGAGTACTACATGAAAATATTTTCTGATAAGATGCCAGATTTAAACTGGAAGAATCCAAATGTTGCTCAAAGTATGATTGAAGTTGGTAAATGGTGGTTAGACTTAGGAATAGATGGTTTTAGATTAGATGCAGTATCACATCTTGCTCGTGAAGATTTTGTTGATTCTACATTTGCTAAAGATACTGTCCTTGACTGGTTTAAATTCTCTAATTTACCTGATAACCACAAATACTTAAATCAACTTCATGAAGGTTTATTTAAACCTTACGATGCTTTTACAATTGGTGAAGTTGGTGGCCAAGCAAGTATAGATGAAGCAATTAAGTATGCATCATTTAATTCAAATGAAGTATCTATGGTATTTAACTTCGACCACAATTGGCACAACAATATATGGGATATCACCGATTTAAAAGACATCAAGGTCAATGTCATACCCCTTAAAGAAACACTTAATAAATGGCAAGAAACCTTCAAAGACATTGGTTGGCTACCACTAAATTGGTTAAACCATGACCAACCACGTGTTGTCTCCCATTATGGCCATGTAGATTATCATAATGAGTCTGCTAAAATGCTTGCAAGTATTATGTACTTATCAAGAGGTACGCCATTTATTTATCAAGGTGAAGAAATTGGTATGACCAATTATCCATTTAAGGACTTATCAGAAATTAATGACATTTCAACCTTAAACAGTGTAAAAAACCAAATAGCTATGGAACCAGAACGTGCTCATCAAATCATTGAAAAGGCACTCATGACTTCAAGAGACCACCCTCGTACCATGATGCAATGGCAGCATACAGAGTATGCAGGATTTTCAACAGTCAAACCTTGGTTTCATGTCAATCCAAATTACACTGAAATTAATGTCTTTGATCAAGTGAATGATCCTACTTCTATTTGGAGTCACTATCAAAAACTATTCAGTTTAAGAAGATTCTCTAAATACTCAAAAACACTTATTAACGGTACATATGAAATGATACTTAAAGATGATCCAAATCTATTTGTTTACTTAAGAAAGTATCAAGAGGAAACAATCATCGTTATCGGTTCATTTAGTACATCTGAAACAATCATGGATATAACTAATTATCCTGTTGGTGATATATTAATTCACAACTATGAAGATATATCTTATGAAAATAACAATCTAAAATTAAGACCTTATGAAACAATCTCATACAGGATAAAGGAGTAA
- a CDS encoding carbohydrate ABC transporter permease, with protein sequence MKAWSIIKSILSGLIWGIGQVFNRQYLKALFFFIFFAIFVTLELATSNYFYEETTENEIALNKIAGESFGEWFEKSLFQFYDGQILQSSSNRIASFEAFLDEIGVEEKPNGGYYGGATGSQNPTAKLFTEERFIEFLARDLKEASYLRYTEFGTTNETRAEDFDSANAKRLITLENSNMYWDEVNHKFYLPISSQAVAGQQITEYFETHVFNRMDNPSIITSVQGLTPFRKTGKLFKDTDTNEYYVEVFINTDQQRFLLLSNDTFSLKESGAGFSPTAVTNILGPVYELNGTLYEYYEPGLIHNTVRAQYKQTPFSTLFRRAVVQVHTINPTQSQDFVKLMVRVYMDLHPDFKAQYMKDFNNFFYDRAGMFVKGYWEVLTLGQTEQVRLNGHLALEHAMIGLPGESSNSNLRSVNINFEGQVNIRGHISTLLLLDGLIMVILSLFFFIFGIWSALDTYKVSEQRRKEKEILDTKSYFKSVWDNGFEYIILSPAMFVLAFISIMPIAFGFVLAFTSIGGNGSMDKLFDWVGFTNFITVFDPNSSIGQGFGNAFWRVLTWTLIWAVFSTVTVFFGGFFQALILNAESVVFRKLWRTILILPWAIPALLSQMVFSVMFNETGFINQLLMQLGIYDIFIDWGILGQAYNQVSGFAKYFWLGHENIQWFTNENNPNFVKTVIIVLNIWLGFPYFMALMTGIMTAIDKSLYEAADIDGATGFQKLRSITMPLVLYSTAPILIMTFSGNFNNFGVIYFITGGGPGNLNDVNSGFAGQTDILISWMYRLTTDHQIYNLASVFSVLIFIFVGSLTAWNLSRTKAFQED encoded by the coding sequence ATGAAGGCATGGAGTATAATAAAATCTATACTATCGGGGCTAATATGGGGTATAGGTCAAGTCTTTAATAGACAATATTTAAAAGCACTATTTTTCTTCATTTTCTTTGCTATTTTCGTAACATTAGAGCTCGCAACTTCTAATTATTTTTATGAAGAAACCACAGAAAATGAAATAGCACTTAATAAGATTGCCGGGGAGTCATTTGGTGAATGGTTTGAGAAATCCTTATTCCAATTCTATGATGGCCAAATCTTACAAAGTTCTTCTAACAGAATCGCTTCCTTTGAAGCTTTTTTAGATGAAATTGGTGTTGAAGAAAAACCAAACGGGGGATATTATGGTGGTGCTACTGGATCACAAAATCCAACCGCCAAACTATTTACTGAAGAACGTTTCATAGAATTCCTCGCAAGAGATTTAAAAGAGGCATCCTATTTACGATATACCGAGTTCGGTACAACGAATGAAACAAGAGCTGAAGACTTTGATTCAGCAAATGCTAAACGTTTAATTACATTAGAAAATAGCAACATGTATTGGGATGAAGTGAATCATAAGTTCTACTTACCTATTTCAAGTCAAGCTGTTGCAGGTCAACAAATAACTGAGTACTTTGAAACTCATGTGTTTAACCGTATGGATAATCCATCGATTATCACAAGTGTACAGGGTTTAACACCTTTTAGAAAAACCGGTAAACTATTTAAAGATACTGATACAAATGAGTATTATGTTGAAGTTTTCATAAATACAGACCAACAAAGATTCTTATTACTGTCTAATGACACATTTAGCTTAAAAGAATCTGGTGCTGGTTTCTCACCAACTGCTGTTACTAATATCTTAGGACCAGTTTATGAGTTAAACGGTACACTTTATGAATATTATGAACCAGGATTGATTCATAATACAGTGCGTGCACAATACAAACAAACGCCTTTTTCAACATTATTTAGACGTGCAGTTGTCCAAGTACACACTATTAACCCTACACAATCTCAAGATTTTGTTAAATTAATGGTTCGTGTTTATATGGATCTACATCCTGATTTCAAAGCACAGTACATGAAAGATTTCAATAATTTCTTCTATGATCGTGCAGGTATGTTTGTTAAAGGTTATTGGGAAGTCCTAACACTTGGTCAAACTGAACAAGTTAGATTAAATGGTCATTTAGCATTAGAACATGCAATGATTGGATTACCTGGTGAGTCTTCAAATTCAAACCTAAGAAGCGTTAATATTAATTTTGAAGGTCAAGTGAATATACGTGGTCATATTTCAACATTACTATTACTTGATGGTTTAATTATGGTCATTTTATCCCTATTCTTCTTTATCTTTGGTATATGGTCAGCACTTGATACATACAAGGTGTCTGAACAACGAAGAAAAGAAAAGGAAATACTAGATACAAAATCATACTTTAAGTCAGTTTGGGATAATGGTTTTGAATATATCATTTTATCACCTGCAATGTTTGTATTAGCATTTATTTCTATTATGCCAATTGCATTCGGCTTTGTATTAGCCTTTACATCCATTGGTGGTAATGGTTCTATGGATAAATTATTCGATTGGGTTGGATTTACAAACTTTATTACAGTATTTGACCCTAACTCAAGCATTGGTCAAGGTTTTGGTAATGCTTTCTGGCGTGTTCTTACATGGACACTTATTTGGGCAGTATTTTCAACAGTAACTGTTTTCTTTGGTGGTTTCTTCCAAGCACTTATTTTAAATGCAGAATCTGTAGTCTTTAGAAAACTATGGAGAACTATTTTAATTCTTCCATGGGCGATTCCTGCATTACTATCTCAAATGGTATTTAGTGTCATGTTTAATGAAACAGGATTTATTAACCAATTACTGATGCAACTTGGTATATACGATATTTTTATTGATTGGGGTATACTAGGTCAAGCTTATAATCAAGTGAGTGGTTTCGCTAAGTATTTCTGGTTAGGCCATGAAAATATTCAGTGGTTTACAAATGAAAATAATCCAAACTTTGTTAAGACTGTAATTATCGTTCTTAATATTTGGTTAGGGTTCCCTTACTTTATGGCTTTAATGACAGGTATTATGACTGCTATAGATAAATCACTTTATGAAGCAGCTGATATTGATGGTGCAACCGGATTCCAAAAACTAAGATCTATTACAATGCCACTTGTCCTATATTCAACAGCGCCCATTCTAATCATGACATTCTCTGGGAACTTTAATAATTTCGGTGTCATCTACTTTATCACAGGTGGTGGACCAGGTAACTTAAATGATGTCAATAGTGGATTTGCAGGACAGACTGACATCCTGATTTCATGGATGTACAGATTGACAACTGATCATCAAATTTATAACTTAGCTTCGGTCTTTTCTGTACTCATCTTCATATTCGTAGGTAGTTTGACAGCTTGGAACTTATCTAGAACCAAAGCATTCCAGGAGGATTAA
- a CDS encoding sugar ABC transporter permease — MEILILLILFIVVWAITSNYLIIHDIAKKKGYEHNRKIQIISMLPFYGNYYVNELPNLKPHVTKEEFDYLLSPEVVSKKIGFVFLALLILTVILIPVSLMVYVSFKNNFASTLMITFIVILIFLVHQGLVVEYAAKKGYEGTLPGLIGLVPIYGFIHYANSPKRRNTSKLSIKATFSIKNILIKLLINAELTLLVVVVLVPVIYIFGMAFSPGTSTIPNTIWPSNPTWNGFDYLFNSPDSSFGKWYLNTLIIAFINMIVGTIIITGASYVFARYSFKGKKAGLLTILVLQAFPSFMGLIAMYVLFWKFGLLGQPLYLTILYIGGAIPGNLWLIKGFLSQIPRDLDESAMIDGASKVKIFVHIILPLSVPILTFVAVSMFMAPWMDYMLPGYLLNVPAPGNSLDQVQEQWTLAVGIFSFINGQYDLNYPAFAAASLIVGVPIAVIYMVFQRYLIEGIMAGATKG, encoded by the coding sequence ATGGAAATCTTAATACTTCTAATATTGTTTATAGTAGTTTGGGCAATTACTTCTAACTACTTAATTATTCATGACATAGCTAAGAAAAAAGGCTATGAACACAACAGAAAAATTCAAATAATATCTATGTTACCATTCTATGGAAATTATTACGTAAATGAACTTCCAAATTTAAAACCACATGTAACCAAAGAAGAGTTTGATTACTTACTCTCTCCTGAAGTAGTATCTAAAAAGATTGGGTTTGTATTTCTAGCATTACTGATATTAACAGTTATCTTGATACCAGTATCACTGATGGTTTATGTTTCTTTTAAAAATAATTTTGCAAGTACTTTAATGATTACCTTTATAGTAATACTCATATTTTTGGTACATCAAGGACTTGTTGTAGAATATGCAGCAAAAAAAGGGTACGAGGGTACATTGCCAGGTTTAATTGGGTTAGTTCCAATTTATGGATTTATTCACTACGCTAACAGCCCAAAAAGACGTAATACATCAAAATTATCAATTAAAGCAACTTTTAGTATTAAAAACATACTTATAAAACTCTTAATAAATGCAGAGTTAACTCTACTTGTCGTTGTTGTATTAGTACCTGTTATCTATATCTTTGGTATGGCATTCTCACCTGGTACATCTACAATACCTAACACAATATGGCCAAGCAATCCTACTTGGAATGGGTTTGATTATCTATTTAACTCACCAGATTCTAGCTTTGGTAAATGGTATTTAAATACACTGATCATTGCATTCATCAACATGATTGTAGGTACTATCATCATTACTGGTGCTTCTTATGTATTTGCAAGATACTCCTTTAAAGGTAAAAAAGCTGGATTATTAACTATATTAGTTCTTCAAGCTTTCCCTTCATTCATGGGATTAATTGCAATGTATGTATTATTCTGGAAGTTCGGTTTACTTGGGCAACCTCTTTACCTAACAATTCTATATATTGGTGGTGCAATTCCAGGTAACTTATGGTTAATTAAAGGGTTCTTGTCTCAAATTCCTAGAGATCTAGACGAATCCGCAATGATTGATGGTGCTTCAAAGGTGAAAATATTTGTACACATCATTCTACCGTTATCCGTACCTATCCTAACGTTTGTTGCCGTTTCAATGTTTATGGCACCATGGATGGATTATATGTTACCGGGTTACTTACTAAATGTTCCTGCTCCAGGTAATAGCTTGGATCAGGTTCAAGAACAATGGACATTAGCTGTTGGTATCTTCTCGTTTATCAACGGTCAATATGACTTAAACTACCCAGCATTTGCTGCAGCATCATTAATTGTTGGGGTTCCAATCGCCGTAATTTATATGGTATTCCAAAGATATTTAATCGAAGGTATCATGGCAGGTGCAACGAAAGGATAA
- the malQ gene encoding 4-alpha-glucanotransferase, with the protein MRKAGILLHISSLPSNYGIGTFGKEAYNFVDFLESTEQSYWQILPLGPTSYGDSPYQTFSAFAMNPYFIDLDFLVKDKLLKKSEILDSQSLEAEVDYERLYHERFKVLRIAFDRFDLNSTYFQEFLRNEGYWLNDYALFMAIKESQHSVSWAEWPEALRKREEHAINQARHDFKDAINFHSFLQYEAYKQWYNLKHYANEKGIQIIGDMPIYVSYDSSDVWTKPQYFQLDENKLPTLVAGVPGDNFSPTGQLWGNPLYRWDILEGEDFAWWIDRVKSNTSMFDVLRIDHFIGFVHYFGIPYGDTTAERGKWFEGPSYKLFESIKRQLGDRQIIAEDLGMITDKVRALLKHTGFPGMKLLQFAFDSREESDYIPHLYHNNVVAYTGTHDNETTTQWFKNLKSSDLKYALEYINHVKGSKTDSLIKATLATVADTAIIPMQDYLNLGSEARFNIPSTLGGNWVWRLKAGQIDRMTRIKIKRFTKLYGRTNPFHKSK; encoded by the coding sequence ATGAGAAAAGCTGGTATTTTATTACACATATCATCATTACCATCCAACTACGGTATCGGTACTTTCGGTAAAGAGGCTTATAATTTTGTAGATTTTTTAGAATCTACTGAACAGTCCTACTGGCAAATACTTCCGTTAGGACCTACTTCCTATGGTGATTCACCATACCAAACGTTTAGTGCGTTTGCTATGAACCCATACTTTATAGACCTAGATTTTTTAGTGAAAGATAAACTATTAAAAAAATCCGAAATCTTAGATTCTCAATCTTTAGAAGCCGAAGTTGACTATGAACGCTTATATCATGAACGTTTTAAAGTATTAAGAATTGCTTTTGACCGTTTCGACTTAAATAGTACATATTTCCAAGAGTTTTTAAGAAATGAAGGTTACTGGTTAAATGATTATGCGCTCTTTATGGCCATTAAAGAAAGTCAACATAGTGTAAGCTGGGCAGAGTGGCCAGAGGCTTTAAGAAAACGTGAAGAACATGCAATAAATCAAGCAAGACACGATTTTAAAGATGCTATTAATTTCCACTCATTCTTACAATATGAAGCTTATAAACAATGGTACAATTTAAAACATTATGCGAATGAAAAAGGTATTCAAATTATTGGTGATATGCCAATTTATGTATCCTATGACTCTTCTGATGTATGGACTAAACCTCAATACTTCCAATTAGATGAGAATAAACTACCTACACTTGTAGCGGGTGTACCTGGTGATAATTTCAGTCCAACTGGCCAATTATGGGGTAATCCATTATATCGTTGGGATATTTTAGAAGGCGAAGATTTTGCTTGGTGGATTGACCGTGTTAAATCCAACACTTCCATGTTTGACGTTTTAAGAATTGATCACTTTATCGGGTTTGTTCATTACTTTGGTATTCCATATGGTGATACAACCGCTGAGCGTGGTAAATGGTTTGAAGGTCCTAGTTATAAATTGTTTGAATCTATCAAACGTCAACTAGGCGATAGACAAATCATTGCTGAAGATTTAGGTATGATTACTGATAAGGTAAGAGCACTGCTTAAACATACGGGTTTTCCTGGTATGAAATTACTTCAGTTTGCTTTTGATTCTAGAGAAGAATCAGATTATATTCCACACCTTTATCACAATAATGTTGTTGCATATACAGGTACTCATGACAACGAAACTACTACTCAATGGTTTAAGAATCTAAAATCAAGCGATTTAAAATATGCATTAGAATATATTAATCACGTTAAAGGATCTAAAACAGATTCACTCATCAAAGCAACACTTGCAACAGTTGCAGATACTGCAATCATCCCGATGCAAGACTATTTAAATCTTGGTAGTGAAGCTAGATTCAATATCCCATCCACTTTAGGTGGTAACTGGGTATGGCGCCTAAAAGCAGGTCAAATTGATCGTATGACGCGTATAAAAATTAAACGTTTTACTAAATTATACGGACGTACAAATCCATTTCATAAATCTAAGTAA
- a CDS encoding alpha-amylase family glycosyl hydrolase: MAKQTSHELKNKVVYQIFTRQHSKTSDFKGIIEDLDRIKSLGVDIVYLLPFHPIGEKDRKGSIGSPYAIYDYYAIDPLYGTLEDFKALVKEIHQRDMKIMIDIVFNHTSRDSILTQKHPEWFYKKPDGSFANRVGDWSDITDFDFLSHRAIWDYLIDVLKYWAQFVDGFRCDVAPLLPLDFWKEARVKVEQVNPNMIWLTESVHLGFIKYIRDMGYDAFSDSQMYEVFDVAYDYDVFDFMDDYLNGKDTLKRYLFELWRQEATYPKNFVKLRSFENHDQDRIAHKVGNKTKLIQMTALQFFLKGMPMIYAGQEHQVTKRPDLFEMDLVPWNKDESIEDLITKLSSIKKLDIMSKGTYHFVNTDSIAHLEYHLGNEKLIGIFNLENLSSIKVDLTDGKYLNILTNKLHEVKNGSLPLRNEPIIFHLK, from the coding sequence ATGGCAAAACAAACTTCTCATGAACTAAAAAACAAAGTTGTCTATCAAATATTTACAAGACAACACTCCAAAACAAGTGATTTTAAAGGTATTATTGAAGACTTAGACAGAATTAAATCGTTAGGGGTAGACATTGTCTACCTCCTACCGTTTCATCCAATTGGAGAAAAAGATAGAAAAGGGTCTATTGGAAGTCCTTATGCTATTTATGATTACTATGCAATCGACCCATTATATGGCACACTAGAGGATTTTAAAGCATTAGTTAAAGAAATCCATCAAAGAGACATGAAAATCATGATAGATATTGTATTTAACCATACTTCTAGAGACTCCATATTAACTCAAAAACATCCTGAATGGTTTTATAAGAAACCAGATGGTTCATTTGCTAATAGAGTAGGGGATTGGTCAGATATAACTGATTTTGACTTTCTATCTCACAGAGCTATATGGGATTACCTTATCGACGTATTAAAATATTGGGCACAATTTGTTGATGGTTTTAGATGTGACGTAGCACCACTTCTTCCTCTTGATTTTTGGAAGGAAGCTAGAGTTAAAGTTGAGCAAGTAAACCCAAATATGATTTGGCTAACTGAATCAGTTCATTTAGGCTTTATCAAATATATTCGTGATATGGGTTATGATGCATTTTCAGATTCTCAAATGTATGAAGTATTTGATGTCGCTTATGATTATGATGTCTTTGACTTTATGGACGACTACTTAAATGGAAAAGACACTCTAAAACGTTATTTGTTTGAATTGTGGCGTCAAGAAGCAACTTATCCGAAGAATTTCGTCAAACTTAGATCATTTGAAAACCATGACCAAGATAGAATTGCTCATAAGGTTGGTAACAAAACCAAACTCATTCAAATGACAGCACTACAATTTTTCTTAAAAGGTATGCCAATGATCTATGCTGGTCAAGAACATCAAGTCACAAAGAGACCTGATTTATTTGAAATGGATTTAGTACCTTGGAATAAAGATGAAAGTATTGAAGACCTTATCACAAAACTATCCTCTATTAAAAAATTAGATATCATGAGTAAAGGTACTTATCACTTTGTGAACACTGATAGTATTGCTCATTTAGAATATCATTTAGGTAACGAAAAACTTATTGGTATATTTAATCTTGAAAATCTATCAAGTATCAAAGTGGATCTAACTGACGGTAAATATCTAAATATACTTACTAACAAACTTCATGAAGTTAAAAATGGCTCATTACCACTTCGTAACGAACCTATTATATTTCATTTAAAATAA